The Brassica napus cultivar Da-Ae chromosome C7, Da-Ae, whole genome shotgun sequence genome has a segment encoding these proteins:
- the LOC106403013 gene encoding putative rRNA methyltransferase YqxC: protein MLKYSALVRERSRSFPMGFLHVLKCPISLRSYSSSLVGFFSKSHNPLLSARWVRAGDAASSIRCIASAIRGKNKKQRLDEACLERYQEYSRALIQSWILQGKVLVDGKRASKAGMPVANGVSIKITAEVPKYVCRGGLKLEAAIEKLDVDVSEKVVLDSGLSTGGFTDCLLRYGAARVYGVDVGYGQVADKIRNDKRVTVIERTNLRYLPGLPQKVDVVTLDLSFISILKVMPAVMNVMNEDATLVTLVKPQFEARRSQVGRGGIVRDPEVHQEVLEKIINGIERYGFTNKGFIESPIKGADGNIEFLVRFDRGTVKGEEEEY from the exons ATGCTGAAATACTCTGCACTTGTTAGAGAAAGATCAAGAAGCTTTCCGATGGGTTTTCTTCACGTTCTTAAGTGTCCAATAAGCTTGCGATCTTACAGCAGCTCCCTAGTCGGCTTTTTCTCCAAATCTCACAATCCTCTTCTCTCTG CGAGATGGGTTAGAGCAGGAGACGCCGCCAGTTCCATCAGATGTATTGCGTCTGCTATACGTGGAAAAAA CAAGAAGCAGAGACTGGATGAGGCATGTCTCGAAAGGTATCAGGAATACAGTCGCGCACTAATTCAATCATGGATCTTACAAg GCAAAGTGCTAGTGGATGGGAAAAGAGCTAGTAAAGCTGGAATGCCTGTAGCCAATGGTGTCTCCATTAAGATTACCGCTGAGGTTCCCAAATATGTATGTAG AGGTGGGCTGAAGCTGGAAGCTGCAATAGAGAAACTAGATGTTGATGTTTCTGAGAAAGTAGTTCTTGATTCTGGACTTTCTACTGGAGGTTTTACAGATTGTTTGCTTCGTTATGGCGCAGCTCGTGTTTATGGTGTTGATGTTGGTTATGGTCAG GTGGCTGATAAAATCCGAAATGATAAGCGTGTGACTGTTATAGAAAGGACAAATCTGAGATACCTCCCAGGACTCCCACAAAAAGTCGATGTAGTGACACTAGATCTGTCCTTCATTTCAATTCTCAAG GTGATGCCAGCTGTTATGAATGTGATGAATGAAGATGCAACTCTAGTTACCCTTGTTAAACCTCAATTTGAAGCTCGGCGATCACAG GTTGGGAGGGGTGGTATTGTGAGAGATCCTGAAGTACATCAGGAG GTTCTTGAGAAGATAATAAATGGTATTGAGCGCTATGGATTCACCAACAAAGGGTTTATCGAATCTCCCATCAAGGGCGCTGATGGAAACATAGAGTTCTTGGTTCGCTTTGATCGAGGGACAGTGAaaggcgaagaagaagaatactAA
- the LOC106417978 gene encoding uncharacterized protein LOC106417978, which translates to MLKKIEMPSCDGVKVTDWILEIEYFYNLGRYNDEAKLDLVPLCLHGALTKWYACMMRRGGFRSWRDFKQRGLVRFSESIEEEPEMRLFAIKQTCTIQDYVSEFEELSAQVPDLADHHLEHFFYNGLNVEMKEVIRMKDPQGLSNFIAAVLRMETSTFCKVLSEAPKGDSSQQRVAVNSSARSGNTYNNHARFTSDKQKLLTNDSRSQKENSHPNISSQRPRQRHSYAELDQMRRNGICFKCGDKWSKAHEAICPNKEFCILWF; encoded by the coding sequence ATGTTGAAGAAAATTGAGATGCCGTCTTGCGATGGGGTTAAGGTTACCGATTGGATTTTGGAGATCGAATACTTCTATAATCTGGGGAGGTATAATGATGAAGCGAAGTTGGATTTGGTTCCTTTATGTCTACATGGAGCGTTGACGAAGTGGTACGCATGCATGATGCGTCGTGGAGGTTTTCGTAGCTGGAGGGATTTCAAACAGAGAGGGTTAGTTAGATTTTCAGAGTCTATTGAGGAAGAACCTGAGATGCGTTTATTTGCTATTAAGCAAACATGCACAATCCAAGATTATGTGTCAGAGTTTGAGGAGCTTTCTGCTCAGGTTCCGGATCTGGCTGATCATCACTTGGAGCATTTCTTCTACAATGGTTTAAACGTGGAAATGAAAGAAGTTATTCGTATGAAAGATCCTCAGGGTTTATCAAATTTCATTGCGGCAGTGTTAAGAATGGAGACAAGCACTTTCTGTAAGGTATTGAGTGAAGCACCGAAGGGTGATTCAAGTCAACAACGTGTGGCAGTGAATTCTTCTGCGCGTTCTGGGAATACATATAACAATCATGCTCGCTTTACCTCAGATAAACAGAAGTTATTGACGAATGATTCGAGATCACAGAAGGAGAATTCACATCCCAACATATCTTCTCAACGTCCTCGACAAAGACATTCATATGCGGAGTTGGATCAAATGAGGAGGAATGGCATTTGTTTCAAGTGTGGGGATAAATGGTCGAAGGCTCATGAGGCCATTTGTCCTAACAAGGAGTTCTGTATACTCTGGTTCTGA